A stretch of DNA from Misgurnus anguillicaudatus chromosome 15, ASM2758022v2, whole genome shotgun sequence:
ATGTTGACTAATTAAATAATATTCCTTCCTTTATGCAAGTTTAGACTTAATCATTCATTTACATTCTTTTATAATTACGAGTAGTTTGCATTTAACTAACGCAGTGATCTCGCATGTATTTTCCCATTCAGGCTGGGCCACTAACCAAAGTCAAAATCCCTAAAGACAATGATGGAAAATCAAAACAGTTTGCATTTGTAAACTTCAAGCACGAGATCTCTGTGCCTTATGCTTTACATTTGCTGAACGGTATTCGTCTGTTTGGAAGGCAACTAAACATACAGTTTAGATCCGGTAGGTTCATTTTACCATTATTTAATTTCGGCAACTATACATTAGCTAAACAATAAATGCTGTCCTCTTGTATCTTCGGTGTTTTTATTATCCATAATTTCAGCATAACATTTGGAGCAAACCCACACACCcattatttttatgaatataaGAAAACATATAGAAGAGGAGATTAAATGTCCTGTTTAGAGGATTTGAAATGAAATGTTTGTATAGTGTTTCTGATGATATTCTGAATGACCTGCACACTGAAGCTGTATAGGACTTACAGAATAACCATCATTTCAATTGTTTGTATGTAACAGGTAGCAGTCATATCAATCATGAGGGCAAAAGTCCAGCAAACTCTCAAAACCCCAGTCCAGCAAATACACCTGGTCACCGTGGTGGAAGGTactgttttttttacttgtttttttacgTTGTCTCCTGAGACCAATGGCTGTTTAAATTGTGTATGCAACTTCTGCTTGTGATTTGGATTTAGGGGTGCGCTTACATTATCCTAACCAAACCGTGCTTTTACCcacaaagcctggtttgtttgactagtgtgatcgctctgtatcGTGTCAGGGCATAATTTGGTTAATCGTGCCCTGTCTGGCTTACAGAGGTGGGCTCGGGTGCAGTACCCTTGGGCTCAGGCGCAAAATGCGAAGTGTTATTGCAAATCGTGCCAGAGCGCGGTTCAGAAGGCGAAATGTCAATTGCATGACCACTCACATTCGTCAGCCTTTATAAAGTTAACCCCTTGGTGTGCACAGCAGGGTTTTGTAAACGTCAGCTGCACACgcgacagatcaactaagcaatatgatgggTGTGTGAGAGGGCTGTTTgtcatcgcgcaccaaacgactccaaAAAACCCCATGTCTgtagaacctgtaaatgtaaagGTCCAGAGCAGACTTTTATGTGTTTTGTTTGTGATGTTTATCTTTTACATGTGCACGCACATGAACAAAACTTCAAGAAAGCTGGTTTAGGCATTTACATGTAACAAGAAATCAAGGTAATGGGCAGAAATCGGATTTAGCTGGAGCTAATTATGACCTTTTCCAgataaaaaaaaagtaactttttaacGTTTACTTGATCTTGcctgttatcagtttattaaaagGGTAAAATGCGTGTttcttttaatttatgttttctTAAGTGTTCTtgcaaaattaaagttttttgcttaaagcatatatatttaattaatttatgaCCTTTCCAACTTATTTTTCATCCTCTGATTAAAACATGCTATGTCTACTATGCAGTTTCACTACAAATACAGCTTTTTAAATGCTCTTTTTAAGTACGTTTTCATGTTACAGACAGAAAAACAATCTTACGTCACTAATCCAGCCATTTTCCATTATTTTGGATTTTCCTGGAGAACAATTACGTAAACGCTATTCTAACCCTAACtatgaaacttgcaggatgtaaTAATGATTTGTTTGGAGTTGCAATTCTGCACAACAGAGACCAGATCAGCGCTGTTTAGTGAATTTTTAACCTAGTAGGGCTGGGTGATATTGACCTAAATTCATATTTctgtcattttggggtgaatgGTGACATGCGTTTAATATACCAGGATTCTACAAAGTGGAATAAATGTTTTCATGCAAGTCAAAGCCTAATGTGGGATTGACATATTACCAAAATTCTGTATAGCCCAGCAGTGTTTTAaccttttaaaactttttttttttgcagaacccCAGAGCAGACGGGCTCTCCATCCTACTCCCCTCCACAACGTCTGCAAAAGTCGTTTTCGTCACCTGATAGCTTACAGAGACATGCAATGGTAAGAACTTTCTTATTAACACACATGGTCATGTTAAATGGGCAGACAAAATAGTTAAAGCCTTTTGTAGAGTTACAGTACACTTACAgtacagtttattttttaacaggTTAACAGTATGTGGCAACTTCAGATGCAGCAGTTGCAACACCTAAATGGGGCCTTCCAGATGGGTGGTCAGCAATTTAGGGGTGTTGGAGGAGTAGACAGTAACCCCCAGCAACAGGATTGGGCGGGTCAGCGTGGTCATCGTCACTCACATCAGGAAAATAGCAGCCATCATGGCCGAGATCAACGGCACGGTAGCGCCGGGAGCAACCACGATCGCCATCGTCGTGATGGTCAGCGGGGTGAAAACTATCACCACGATGATCGTAGTGGAGGCCGCAACAGAAACCACACCCCTGAAAGATGGAGAGACTCAAGAGACGGGTCTAGAGGAGGGCGATGGAATCggttttaaaaaattaacttaTGTATTTTAGTTTTCCTgtagactttttttaaaatcaattgTTTTAATGAACCCAATTCTCTccctagatttttttaaaaaaatatttctgtttACTTAACATCAGGCTTCAGTTATACAAAAAAAGTTCCTGACAACTATAAGGAAAAGAATCACTGTGCAGATCAGAAATGCAAGAAAAAATATAGAACAAGTAATTAACTTGCCATTTTGTACACTGGCCATTTAAAAATCAATATAATCTCAGGgagaaacctttgtttatgtatttttataatttcCTTTTTAGGAAATTTCTGTATTTTCAATGCCACAATAGCTTCACAATTTAATACGCTACAAATTTGTCTTGAAATAATCTAAAAGATTTCCAGTTGGTCATTTCTTACAATTTCTCTTTGACAAATAGTAAACTAGTTTGTTATAACAAGTGCTTTGTCTTGatgtacaagtttttttaaaaacttttttactttaaacattCCTCTTTTGTGGGCACTTTTCAAATTTGCTCTCTCCTCAAGACTGCCATGGAACAATAactagtttttattaaaaacgtTTTTGTCATGTATAACTGCACCAACTGTTCATTTTCATAAAAGTTACAGTTTAcaaagcttttgtttttgtgattttattgtcATTCTCTCTTTATTCCCCTTGTGGtccctttaaaagaaaattcatgacaaaaacttaattaaaatgaaACCGAACAGTTTTACATTACACAATGTACTGTTGTTGGTTAGTatccttatttttctgaggtttaaggAGTGATGTTTAATGTATgctaaattaatgtatttaaatggCATGCCCATAGCACCATCTCACAGCCCCCAGTCTGAGAACCACTGGTGAAGGGCAATGCTTActttcttaaatatattttcagtgTTAAATGTGACCTTTATCATTAGTAGAAATAGACCAGCATGTGACAGTAGCTTacatttaagtttagtttcctCATCAGTTTTAATTCAACTGACAGTATTTCTTGCAGGACAAGAACAAACTTAATACGAAGTCAATGATGGAATAGTTTTTACTACAAAAATAGTTTGCTAATCTGGACTGCTAAACAACGAAATgtatattaaagcaataagccccaagaagcagtgggttaccagtgcattttataacagctaaggggcgtggagtgcctaaaacccccttagctgttataaaatgcactggtaaccccactgcttcgcggggcttattgcgtttataaaattgttacttcatatgcatagcagaatttcataaaataaaacccaaataagttgtaattatattagtacaaatattactctttcgccaaacaaagtagttcatCAGAATCAAGTGTGCCTGTTCCCAACCAaaacagacgcagcaaagacataTGAGGAAAATAtgatgtaagtgtttatttttataaatcaacgttcatctaatttatacattaacatttatatcgtgcaactgttgaagtgatgatcaaatatgctcgGAAGCATGCAAATCTTTCCCTGTCAgcgttattttttaagttgccacccagttttagtttaatgcctaacagaaacattttcttctttaaataaacataaaatattaaatgaaagaacagactctccgcttaaaaaaaaagtttcatcctaccttcatttgttctcttatcacctcctAAAATCGGatataattccatttttgttaataacttttgtaagatatcagattcagagccatgaaCACTACactgtgtttttagtgttgagtgaatgcgaggtagaaactcctcagaGAACTTTTTCTCattattgacgagatgactcaacaatatttatcgacatttatctggatattgccattaattgtgcaaaaataaaaactatgattaaagactgtggtgtttatttcataaatcagtacgcagcaacagtggcgcagtgatatgtaatgcggtctgaactgtgggtttaccggggtattttatcatggcttcgaacgcgtttcaaccaatcagaaataagaaccagaactgcccgttttataaaatAGGAATATTCCACTGTCATAAGATTTGGAAAGGTCAGCAGTTGTTTTAGCATGAAATAAAGCTCTTTTTAGTGCAATTGTAAATCCTGTGACTGTACGGGTGAAACACTGTTGTCTGATAATTTGTGGTGCCTGGCGGTGCTTTAAGACGTCCGTGCCCAGGCCACATCAAAGTCATTATCCAACCCTGTGTTTCAAAGGTAAATGTATGGCATTTTGTGTCTACTGTGGAAATAAAATGTCatgctgtactgtatataatttgtctcttctACCTCTCCAGCAACCTAAAGCATTTTGTCAAGGATCAGCGTAAAGGTGAAGTTTATCtccccctttttttttttactgagaCAGCCAACTGCATTAAAAATTGTAGGtgcttaaaagttttttttcacagTGATGTCATAGAAGAATATTTTTTAGTTAACTTTTTAAGTCAAAGACCATTCATTCAGATGTTAAGGGTTATTTATTGAAGTTGTTGCTCTATGGCATAATGAAGCCATTTTTGTATTATATCATTGCACATTGTCTAAGAGCCAGGGGCGTAGCCGGTGTGCCAAGGTGAATgcgaatatttttttatattctcAATAAAAAATGTTGACTAAACTTGGGCTATTGTTGtttacttaaaatgtatatgtaggGAACAGCGTACAACAAAGCATTCTAGACCCCTCCCAACTGCATTTGGACTGGATTTTGGTGGGTTAACATAAACGGGTATCTAGTTTGATCAGATAAGACAACTGACCAACATTTTTTATGGCCTACCTCCGTGACAAAGCAGAGGAGAGGATGTTTTGATTGGCCCACACCATCTCTGCTTCTCATCCTTTCAACCAACCCCCCCACCCCCCTTCGCCATCTCATGAAGGCAGGATGGTCGTAAACATTCTTTAAGGAAAATCATTTTTCTAATtattggctaaaccaaagaaAAAATCTTTACATCCTTCCACCACCAAAATAGACTTAAAACATCACCTATTGACTTCATACTCGTTTAAGTGAAATTCTGTAGCTGGTGCCCCGAAGGGGGAGAGGTCatctgacacacacacgcacacacacactagtGGAGGCATGTATGGCATACTGACCAATGGTTGCCCATGAGAATCACTAAATTAATTTGTGCCCATGTCAAAATCACtgcacatatatttttaaaatcaacttTTGCACgtgcaagttaaaaatattttaactgaCCCGACGTGTCATGATTGTCACGTGACACACCGCAGCCACAATAACTAACAGATGTATGCTATTCGTTTTATTTCGTTTTTCCTTTATTCATACTTGTCAtacaaacaaaagataaatgtctacataatgtttggaatgtctacttttaaatgatgtaagtgaaatTGTACATTGCTAATATTAAAATTTTGCTATCATAGTatactacatgatttcagcggcTGGAATGTGTGTATAGTAATTATCTTGTGGACTGAATAAAGTCTAAGATTGGCATTgctttttacaacaaaactaATGTTTATATTTCTGAAGTGATGCCATTTTAATACTTCTGAAATCTGAATGCTTAATTTAAATCTGTGAAAGAAAGGTTAACTTTATT
This window harbors:
- the rbm7 gene encoding RNA-binding protein 7 → MGIADEADRTLFVGNLDPQVTEELIFELFVQAGPLTKVKIPKDNDGKSKQFAFVNFKHEISVPYALHLLNGIRLFGRQLNIQFRSGSSHINHEGKSPANSQNPSPANTPGHRGGRTPEQTGSPSYSPPQRLQKSFSSPDSLQRHAMVNSMWQLQMQQLQHLNGAFQMGGQQFRGVGGVDSNPQQQDWAGQRGHRHSHQENSSHHGRDQRHGSAGSNHDRHRRDGQRGENYHHDDRSGGRNRNHTPERWRDSRDGSRGGRWNRF